One Clupea harengus chromosome 12, Ch_v2.0.2, whole genome shotgun sequence DNA segment encodes these proteins:
- the LOC116222997 gene encoding zinc-binding protein A33-like isoform X1: MEMTEGSFRKLDPDGVNRPSMDKHEETDTGRWKRAAVCLGLLCALLLSAIALLSFKMMENKQLQTSYNNLNREKSQLQTSYNNLTKEKSQLQDKFHTMAAEKDKLQKRLCNLRMEITKYAGMEITKYAGMEITKYAVDVTLDPDTAHTYLILSADGKQVRLGDSSQNRPDNPKRFDYVVNVLGKQGFTSGRFYYEVEVSGKTEWDLGVARESINRKGDITASPENGLWTIWLRNRDEYMALADPSVVLSLKEKPERVGVFVDYEAGLVSFYDADRWNLIYSFRGVSFKEKIYPYLSPSLHENGKNSSPLIIVTPFPCTK; encoded by the exons ATGGAGATGACTGAGGGCAGCTTTCGAAAATTAGACCCTGATGGAGTCAACAGACCCTCTATGGACAAACATGAAGAAACAGACACTG GACGCTGGAAgagggctgctgtgtgtctgggtctgctgtgtgctctcctgctgtctgcCATCGCACTTCTCAGTTTCAAAATGATGGAGAACAAACAGTTACAGACCAGCTACAACAAcctgaatagagagaaatcccAGTTACAGACCAGTTACAACAACCTGACTAAAGAGAAATCCCAGTTGCAGGACAAATTCCACACCATGGCTGCCGAGAAGGATAAACTGCAGAAGAGACTTTGTAACCTGA GAATGGAGATTACAAAGTATGCAG GAATGGAGATTACAAAGTATGCAG GAATGGAGATTACAAAGTATGCAG TGGATGTGACTCTGGATCCTGATACAGCTCACACATACCTCATCCTGTCTGCTGATGGGAAACAAGTGAGGCTTGGTGACTCATCACAGAATCGACCTGACAACCCCAAGCGCTTTGATTATGTTGTTAATGTTCTTGGAAAGCAGGGCTTCACCTCTGGTAGATTTTACTATGAGGTTGAGGTCAGTGGGAAGACTGAATGGGATTTAGGAGTAGCCAGAGAGTCCATTAACAGGAAGGGAGACATTACCGCGAGTCCTGAGAATGGACTCTGGACAATATGGCTGAGAAATAGGGATGAGTATATGGCACTAGCTGATCcttctgttgttctctcccttaaagagaagccagagagggtgggggtgtttgtggatTATGAGGCAGGTTTGGTCTCCTTTTATGATGCAGACAGGTGGAATCTAATCTACTCTTTCCGGGGTGTCTCTTTCAAGGAGAAAATATATCCATATTTGAGTCCATCTCTTCATGAAAATGGCAAaaactcatctcctctcattaTTGTCACTCCATTTCCGTGCACAAAATGA
- the LOC116222997 gene encoding nuclear factor 7, ovary-like isoform X3: MEMTEGSFRKLDPDGVNRPSMDKHEETDTGRWKRAAVCLGLLCALLLSAIALLSFKMMENKQLQTSYNNLNREKSQLQTSYNNLTKEKSQLQDKFHTMAAEKDKLQKRLCNLRMEITKYAGMEITKYAVDVTLDPDTAHTYLILSADGKQVRLGDSSQNRPDNPKRFDYVVNVLGKQGFTSGRFYYEVEVSGKTEWDLGVARESINRKGDITASPENGLWTIWLRNRDEYMALADPSVVLSLKEKPERVGVFVDYEAGLVSFYDADRWNLIYSFRGVSFKEKIYPYLSPSLHENGKNSSPLIIVTPFPCTK, from the exons ATGGAGATGACTGAGGGCAGCTTTCGAAAATTAGACCCTGATGGAGTCAACAGACCCTCTATGGACAAACATGAAGAAACAGACACTG GACGCTGGAAgagggctgctgtgtgtctgggtctgctgtgtgctctcctgctgtctgcCATCGCACTTCTCAGTTTCAAAATGATGGAGAACAAACAGTTACAGACCAGCTACAACAAcctgaatagagagaaatcccAGTTACAGACCAGTTACAACAACCTGACTAAAGAGAAATCCCAGTTGCAGGACAAATTCCACACCATGGCTGCCGAGAAGGATAAACTGCAGAAGAGACTTTGTAACCTGA GAATGGAGATTACAAAGTATGCAG GAATGGAGATTACAAAGTATGCAG TGGATGTGACTCTGGATCCTGATACAGCTCACACATACCTCATCCTGTCTGCTGATGGGAAACAAGTGAGGCTTGGTGACTCATCACAGAATCGACCTGACAACCCCAAGCGCTTTGATTATGTTGTTAATGTTCTTGGAAAGCAGGGCTTCACCTCTGGTAGATTTTACTATGAGGTTGAGGTCAGTGGGAAGACTGAATGGGATTTAGGAGTAGCCAGAGAGTCCATTAACAGGAAGGGAGACATTACCGCGAGTCCTGAGAATGGACTCTGGACAATATGGCTGAGAAATAGGGATGAGTATATGGCACTAGCTGATCcttctgttgttctctcccttaaagagaagccagagagggtgggggtgtttgtggatTATGAGGCAGGTTTGGTCTCCTTTTATGATGCAGACAGGTGGAATCTAATCTACTCTTTCCGGGGTGTCTCTTTCAAGGAGAAAATATATCCATATTTGAGTCCATCTCTTCATGAAAATGGCAAaaactcatctcctctcattaTTGTCACTCCATTTCCGTGCACAAAATGA
- the LOC116222997 gene encoding nuclear factor 7, ovary-like isoform X5, whose translation MEMTEGSFRKLDPDGVNRPSMDKHEETDTGRWKRAAVCLGLLCALLLSAIALLSFKMMENKQLQTSYNNLNREKSQLQTSYNNLTKEKSQLQDKFHTMAAEKDKLQKRLCNLRMEITKYAVDVTLDPDTAHTYLILSADGKQVRLGDSSQNRPDNPKRFDYVVNVLGKQGFTSGRFYYEVEVSGKTEWDLGVARESINRKGDITASPENGLWTIWLRNRDEYMALADPSVVLSLKEKPERVGVFVDYEAGLVSFYDADRWNLIYSFRGVSFKEKIYPYLSPSLHENGKNSSPLIIVTPFPCTK comes from the exons ATGGAGATGACTGAGGGCAGCTTTCGAAAATTAGACCCTGATGGAGTCAACAGACCCTCTATGGACAAACATGAAGAAACAGACACTG GACGCTGGAAgagggctgctgtgtgtctgggtctgctgtgtgctctcctgctgtctgcCATCGCACTTCTCAGTTTCAAAATGATGGAGAACAAACAGTTACAGACCAGCTACAACAAcctgaatagagagaaatcccAGTTACAGACCAGTTACAACAACCTGACTAAAGAGAAATCCCAGTTGCAGGACAAATTCCACACCATGGCTGCCGAGAAGGATAAACTGCAGAAGAGACTTTGTAACCTGA GAATGGAGATTACAAAGTATGCAG TGGATGTGACTCTGGATCCTGATACAGCTCACACATACCTCATCCTGTCTGCTGATGGGAAACAAGTGAGGCTTGGTGACTCATCACAGAATCGACCTGACAACCCCAAGCGCTTTGATTATGTTGTTAATGTTCTTGGAAAGCAGGGCTTCACCTCTGGTAGATTTTACTATGAGGTTGAGGTCAGTGGGAAGACTGAATGGGATTTAGGAGTAGCCAGAGAGTCCATTAACAGGAAGGGAGACATTACCGCGAGTCCTGAGAATGGACTCTGGACAATATGGCTGAGAAATAGGGATGAGTATATGGCACTAGCTGATCcttctgttgttctctcccttaaagagaagccagagagggtgggggtgtttgtggatTATGAGGCAGGTTTGGTCTCCTTTTATGATGCAGACAGGTGGAATCTAATCTACTCTTTCCGGGGTGTCTCTTTCAAGGAGAAAATATATCCATATTTGAGTCCATCTCTTCATGAAAATGGCAAaaactcatctcctctcattaTTGTCACTCCATTTCCGTGCACAAAATGA
- the LOC116222997 gene encoding nuclear factor 7, ovary-like isoform X4 translates to MEMTEGSFRKLDPDGVNRPSMDKHEETDTGRWKRAAVCLGLLCALLLSAIALLSFKMMENKQLQTSYNNLNREKSQLQTSYNNLTKEKSQLQDKFHTMAAEKDKLQKRLCNLRMEITKYAVDVTLDPDTAHNSLILSADGKQVRHGNSSQNRPDNPKRFSLYVCVLGKQGFTSGRFYYEVEVSGKTEWDLGVARESINRKGKITLSPKNGYWTIWLRNGDEYMALADPSVVLSLKEKLERVGVFVDYEAGLVSFYDADRSNLIYSFQGVSFKEKIYPYFSPSLHDDGKNSSPLIIMTQITCPK, encoded by the exons ATGGAGATGACTGAGGGCAGCTTTCGAAAATTAGACCCTGATGGAGTCAACAGACCCTCTATGGACAAACATGAAGAAACAGACACTG GACGCTGGAAgagggctgctgtgtgtctgggtctgctgtgtgctctcctgctgtctgcCATCGCACTTCTCAGTTTCAAAATGATGGAGAACAAACAGTTACAGACCAGCTACAACAAcctgaatagagagaaatcccAGTTACAGACCAGTTACAACAACCTGACTAAAGAGAAATCCCAGTTGCAGGACAAATTCCACACCATGGCTGCCGAGAAGGATAAACTGCAGAAGAGACTTTGTAACCTGA GAATGGAGATTACAAAGTATGCAG TGGATGTGACTCTGGATCCTGATACAGCTCACAACTCCCTCATCCTGTCTGCTGATGGGAAACAAGTGAGGCATGGTAACTCATCACAGAATCGACCTGACAACCCCAAGCGCTTTtctctttatgtttgtgttcttgGAAAGCAGGGGTTCACCTCTGGTAGATTTTACTATGAGGTTGAGGTCAGTGGGAAGACTGAATGGGATTTAGGAGTAGCCAGAGAGTCCATTAACAGGAAGGGAAAAATTACCCTGTCACCTAAGAATGGATACTGGACAATATGGCTGAGAAATGGGGATGAGTATATGGCACTAGCTGATCCCTCTGTTGTTCTCTCCCTTAAAGAGAAGctagagagggtgggggtgtttgtggatTATGAGGCAGGTTTGGTCTCCTTTTATGATGCAGACAGATCAAATCTAATCTACTCTTTCCAGGGTGTCTCCTTCAAGGAGAAAATATATCCATATTTTAGTCCATCTCTTCATGATGATGGCAAAAACTCATCTCCTCTGATTATCATGACTCAAATTACATGCCCAAAATGA